The Mucilaginibacter yixingensis genome window below encodes:
- the rlmF gene encoding 23S rRNA (adenine(1618)-N(6))-methyltransferase RlmF, with product MPSDQKPTSTEKENLHPRNMHRQGYDFKQLIKAMPALHRFVKRNEYDAESINFSDAEAVKMLNKSLLKQFYNVDGWDIPDGYLCPPIPGRADYIHYIADLLGENNGGNVPTGKNIRILDIGTGANCIYPVIGTSVYGWQFVGTDIDPIAITSAKKIVSANQHLRGQIKLRQQTNKHNIFKGIFLQDERFDATLCNPPFHGSAQEARLASVNKWNKLNEYGKPQTPLNFGGQKKELWYHGGEAAFIKLTIEQSVLFAKQCMWFTTLVSKKDTLPGVYHALKKAAALDVRTINMSQGQKISRMVAWTFLDEAERSEWTQTW from the coding sequence ATGCCATCAGATCAAAAACCAACATCTACCGAAAAAGAAAATCTGCATCCCCGCAATATGCACCGGCAGGGATATGATTTTAAGCAACTTATTAAAGCAATGCCAGCGCTGCACAGATTTGTTAAGCGAAACGAATATGATGCAGAATCCATCAACTTTAGCGATGCTGAGGCAGTGAAAATGCTGAATAAAAGCTTATTGAAACAGTTTTATAATGTTGATGGCTGGGATATTCCTGACGGATATCTTTGTCCGCCCATTCCCGGCCGGGCAGATTATATCCACTATATTGCCGATTTGCTGGGCGAAAACAACGGCGGTAATGTACCCACTGGTAAAAATATCAGGATATTGGATATAGGCACAGGAGCCAACTGTATTTACCCGGTTATTGGCACCAGCGTTTACGGCTGGCAATTTGTGGGCACCGATATTGACCCTATTGCTATTACATCCGCAAAAAAGATAGTCTCGGCAAACCAGCACCTGCGCGGACAGATAAAACTGCGGCAGCAAACCAATAAGCATAATATATTTAAAGGTATTTTTTTGCAGGATGAGCGTTTCGATGCAACCCTCTGTAATCCGCCGTTCCACGGTTCGGCACAGGAGGCCCGTTTGGCATCAGTGAACAAGTGGAACAAGCTGAATGAATACGGAAAGCCCCAAACTCCGTTAAATTTCGGCGGGCAAAAAAAAGAGCTATGGTATCATGGTGGCGAGGCTGCATTTATAAAGTTAACCATAGAGCAAAGCGTGCTATTTGCTAAGCAATGCATGTGGTTTACCACCCTCGTCTCAAAAAAAGATACGCTTCCCGGTGTTTATCATGCTCTAAAAAAAGCAGCGGCTTTAGATGTGCGCACTATCAACATGTCACAAGGGCAAAAGATTAGTCGTATGGTTGCATGGACGTTTTTAGATGAAGCAGAACGTAGTGAGTGGACGCAAACCTGGTAG
- a CDS encoding helix-turn-helix transcriptional regulator: MNNTDRLHLIIRAIRERREALNYSQEYMAYKMQMGQNCYSKIELGNSKLTVDRLLSICLLLNLDTRDILEPQVKLEDIT; encoded by the coding sequence ATGAACAACACCGATCGTCTACATCTGATCATTCGGGCAATCCGGGAACGCCGGGAAGCGTTGAACTATTCTCAAGAGTATATGGCCTATAAAATGCAGATGGGTCAGAACTGTTACAGCAAGATCGAGTTGGGTAACAGCAAGCTCACCGTAGACCGTCTGCTAAGCATCTGTCTGCTGTTGAATCTCGATACCCGGGATATTCTGGAGCCGCAAGTAAAGCTAGAAGATATCACTTAA
- a CDS encoding fasciclin domain-containing protein has product MKKLMIAALAAVALLTAPKTFAQTKMVGGAAMYPTKNIVENAINSKDHTTLVAAVKAAGLVETLEGAGPFTVFAPTNEAFGKLPKGTVETLLKPENKAMLTKILTYHVIAGKWSAMDLMGKIKAGGGKAELKTVQGGSLWAMKEGNKLYLVDEKGGKSWITISDVFQSNGVIHVVNMVLMPK; this is encoded by the coding sequence ATGAAAAAATTAATGATCGCGGCGCTGGCCGCAGTAGCCCTGCTGACCGCACCTAAAACTTTCGCGCAGACCAAAATGGTAGGCGGCGCAGCCATGTATCCCACCAAAAACATTGTAGAGAATGCCATAAACTCCAAAGACCACACTACCCTGGTGGCTGCTGTTAAGGCTGCCGGCTTGGTGGAAACACTGGAGGGAGCGGGCCCGTTCACAGTATTTGCGCCGACAAATGAAGCTTTCGGCAAATTGCCTAAAGGCACTGTGGAGACCCTGCTAAAACCAGAGAACAAAGCCATGCTGACTAAAATACTAACCTACCATGTTATAGCCGGCAAATGGAGCGCAATGGACCTGATGGGAAAAATCAAAGCCGGCGGCGGAAAAGCTGAACTGAAAACGGTACAGGGTGGTTCACTATGGGCGATGAAGGAAGGAAATAAACTATACTTGGTGGATGAAAAAGGAGGCAAATCCTGGATCACCATCAGTGATGTCTTTCAAAGCAATGGCGTGATCCATGTGGTGAACATGGTGCTGATGCCAAAATAA
- a CDS encoding DUF5655 domain-containing protein: MSWTCPNCDRELPWKDYRHYCARVDLDSLFEGRSQELVLAFDKILAEVADWPKVLVGVTPNCIVFTRRVGFLIIKPMKKELDLKFYSAAVNPEKPVIKSVAVGKKFENHIRINSVEDIKPGLFVYLRESYELS; this comes from the coding sequence ATGAGCTGGACCTGTCCGAATTGTGATCGTGAACTACCCTGGAAGGATTACCGTCATTATTGTGCGCGGGTGGACCTTGACAGTTTGTTTGAAGGGCGTTCCCAGGAGCTGGTACTGGCTTTTGATAAGATCCTGGCAGAGGTTGCGGATTGGCCCAAAGTATTAGTGGGGGTGACGCCGAATTGTATTGTTTTTACCCGGCGGGTGGGTTTCCTGATCATTAAGCCGATGAAAAAAGAACTCGATCTGAAGTTCTACTCGGCGGCCGTGAACCCGGAAAAGCCAGTCATCAAAAGCGTGGCGGTGGGTAAAAAGTTTGAGAATCATATCCGTATCAACAGTGTGGAAGATATCAAGCCGGGCTTATTTGTTTATTTGCGGGAGTCTTATGAGCTTTCATGA
- a CDS encoding sialate O-acetylesterase, producing MKKLILILFGICSFLIVEAQHAKHIEVYLIGGQSNATGQGYVNNMSDSMKIDTSVLIFHSGKPHLNSGLPPYHWYPLHPASESPDRFGPELGFGTKLHQLRPNTSMVIIKHAHSGTDLYRQWNPGQNNLDILHWGDQFSTFVQTVNAGLDSLRKLGYKPVIKGMLWQQGENDADKGDTISALYGVHLNHFIKRVRQQFHARKILFVYGYVYPPPNSGKGITEVRQAEHDIDQNARTPLSVKRAFVVPTDDLSQRADDPHTPYPKDRLHFGTKGTWELGLRMAEKMNENL from the coding sequence GTGAAAAAATTAATTCTTATTCTGTTTGGCATCTGTAGCTTCTTAATAGTTGAGGCTCAGCATGCCAAACACATAGAAGTTTATCTGATCGGAGGGCAATCCAACGCAACGGGCCAGGGTTATGTAAATAATATGAGCGACTCTATGAAGATCGATACGAGCGTACTGATCTTTCATTCCGGGAAACCTCATTTAAATAGCGGCTTGCCGCCGTATCACTGGTACCCGTTGCATCCGGCATCAGAATCGCCAGACCGGTTTGGGCCGGAACTGGGATTCGGTACCAAATTACATCAATTGCGACCCAACACCAGTATGGTCATTATTAAACACGCGCACAGCGGAACAGACCTCTACCGGCAGTGGAATCCAGGCCAAAACAATCTGGATATACTCCATTGGGGCGATCAATTCAGCACCTTTGTGCAAACTGTTAACGCAGGGTTGGACAGTTTACGCAAACTAGGCTACAAACCAGTAATTAAAGGGATGCTATGGCAGCAAGGTGAAAATGATGCTGATAAAGGCGATACTATTAGTGCGCTTTATGGAGTACATTTAAATCATTTTATTAAACGGGTAAGGCAACAATTTCACGCACGTAAAATATTGTTTGTGTATGGCTATGTTTATCCCCCACCCAATAGTGGAAAAGGGATAACCGAAGTTCGGCAGGCAGAGCATGATATCGACCAGAATGCACGTACACCGCTATCTGTAAAAAGAGCGTTTGTTGTACCAACAGATGATCTTAGCCAGCGGGCAGATGATCCGCATACGCCTTACCCTAAGGACAGATTGCACTTTGGTACAAAAGGCACATGGGAACTCGGTTTAAGAATGGCGGAGAAAATGAATGAGAATCTATAA
- a CDS encoding alpha-L-fucosidase, giving the protein MRKTLLLLTALSFNLLYALGQDTPQHDKAYTGPLNKVIGEAGNDTGFDMAPETTPKVVAAAVSSIKTKMPVGPFQPNWESLKANYKVPEWYKGAKFGLCMHWGLYSVPAYHNEWYEKHMYTDGGIGAWHAQHFGEQDKFGYKDFIPMFSAEKFDPEAWADLIQKSGARFFMPACQHHDGFALWDSQVTPFNAKQMGPKRDLIGELCKAVRKRGLKFGFTNHQIENFQFINPPQAMLDKMKAEQADLFDPKWASFYNVADRSDEACRKFLVGWFERNVELIDKYQPDMLWFDNGVDQRYLDPLKLMVAAYYYNSARKWGKEVSLNTKKAAFAPSGVNTATIGSVLDFEGKTPPGIRTGTWDVDTEIGSTWGYTSDMRVSNASAIVGRLIDIVSKNGTMMLNLSPKADGTIPQEQQQTLLGVGKWLAVNGDAVYDTHNWITFAEGGQDAPKIYFTVKGDALYAIILGKWPGESVTITSLAQDKAPEGKVTSVTMLGSKEKLKFTQEVAGLKINLPVAAPCDIAYTLKITGLKMNPATTTASGSPMN; this is encoded by the coding sequence ATGAGAAAAACTCTTTTACTTTTAACTGCGCTATCTTTCAACCTGCTCTATGCTTTGGGGCAGGATACTCCCCAGCACGATAAAGCTTATACCGGCCCACTCAACAAAGTTATAGGCGAAGCAGGTAACGATACCGGCTTTGATATGGCGCCGGAAACTACGCCAAAAGTAGTAGCGGCAGCCGTTAGTTCTATTAAAACCAAGATGCCGGTCGGCCCTTTCCAGCCCAACTGGGAATCTTTAAAAGCCAATTACAAAGTGCCAGAATGGTACAAAGGAGCCAAATTTGGTTTGTGCATGCATTGGGGGCTGTATTCGGTACCTGCCTACCATAATGAATGGTATGAAAAGCATATGTATACCGACGGTGGCATTGGCGCCTGGCATGCACAACACTTTGGCGAGCAGGATAAATTCGGGTATAAAGATTTTATCCCCATGTTCTCCGCCGAAAAATTTGACCCTGAAGCGTGGGCCGACCTGATCCAAAAATCAGGCGCACGCTTTTTTATGCCCGCCTGCCAGCACCATGATGGTTTTGCATTGTGGGACAGCCAGGTAACGCCTTTCAATGCCAAACAAATGGGTCCCAAACGTGATCTGATTGGCGAACTTTGCAAGGCCGTGCGTAAACGCGGATTGAAATTTGGTTTCACCAATCACCAGATCGAGAATTTTCAGTTCATCAATCCCCCACAAGCGATGCTGGACAAGATGAAGGCCGAACAGGCCGATCTATTCGATCCGAAATGGGCATCCTTTTATAATGTGGCTGATCGCAGCGACGAGGCCTGTCGCAAGTTCCTGGTGGGCTGGTTTGAGCGAAATGTGGAACTAATAGACAAGTATCAGCCTGACATGCTTTGGTTTGACAATGGTGTAGACCAGCGTTATCTGGATCCACTAAAATTGATGGTAGCGGCCTATTATTATAATAGCGCACGCAAATGGGGGAAGGAAGTGTCGCTTAACACCAAAAAGGCAGCTTTTGCACCTTCGGGCGTCAACACAGCTACCATTGGCTCTGTTTTGGATTTTGAAGGAAAAACGCCGCCGGGCATACGCACCGGCACCTGGGATGTAGATACAGAAATTGGCAGCACCTGGGGCTATACCAGCGATATGCGCGTATCTAACGCCAGTGCCATTGTAGGCAGACTGATTGATATTGTGAGTAAGAACGGCACCATGATGCTTAACCTCTCGCCAAAAGCCGATGGCACCATCCCGCAGGAACAACAACAAACCTTACTGGGTGTAGGCAAATGGCTGGCAGTAAACGGAGATGCCGTTTATGATACCCACAACTGGATCACCTTTGCGGAGGGTGGCCAGGATGCGCCAAAAATCTACTTTACGGTAAAAGGCGATGCTCTTTATGCCATCATCTTAGGTAAATGGCCGGGCGAAAGCGTTACTATCACTTCACTGGCACAGGACAAAGCGCCGGAAGGAAAGGTTACATCGGTAACCATGCTCGGTTCTAAAGAGAAATTAAAATTTACTCAAGAGGTTGCCGGACTAAAAATAAACCTGCCTGTTGCCGCACCTTGTGATATTGCTTATACGCTAAAAATAACCGGGTTGAAAATGAATCCTGCTACTACAACCGCATCAGGTAGTCCGATGAATTAA
- a CDS encoding AraC family transcriptional regulator, translating to MIKRALQHTFSLLNVDHVRLTSRWNYRNIISPYYRIYYIDGGAGEITDTHAALKLEPGFLYIIPSFTLCNLSCSHSLSQYFVQFFEESSDGLSLFANNRTILKVEATPLDVMLFNRLLEINPGRGINRSDNPRIYEKDIFYKEYQDLNNQQSTGAYMETQGILLQLVSRFLNPNFYQHHEKNVIPVKIMETLSYILVNLHQDLSVIHLASRINQNIDYFSRQFKLYTGARPVNYINEKRIERAQHLMATSRMTYSEISVQTGFDNLSYFSKTFKKFTGMSPREYKKQIYTVGFNHIN from the coding sequence ATGATCAAGAGAGCTTTACAGCATACATTCTCGTTGCTGAATGTAGACCATGTGCGCCTTACATCCAGGTGGAATTACCGGAACATCATCAGTCCTTATTATCGTATTTACTATATAGACGGTGGTGCCGGAGAGATTACGGATACCCATGCGGCACTAAAACTTGAACCGGGCTTTCTTTATATCATCCCAAGCTTTACCCTATGCAACCTGAGTTGCAGCCATTCGCTTAGCCAGTATTTTGTCCAATTTTTTGAGGAATCGTCTGACGGGCTATCCCTGTTTGCCAATAACAGGACAATTCTAAAAGTTGAAGCCACACCGTTAGATGTTATGTTGTTTAACCGGCTGCTGGAGATTAACCCGGGCAGAGGGATCAACCGTTCTGACAATCCCAGGATCTACGAGAAAGACATTTTCTACAAGGAATACCAGGATCTCAATAATCAGCAAAGTACAGGGGCCTACATGGAAACTCAGGGCATACTGTTGCAACTGGTTAGCCGGTTCCTGAATCCGAACTTCTACCAGCATCATGAAAAAAACGTTATTCCTGTTAAGATCATGGAAACGCTCAGTTATATCCTGGTTAATCTGCACCAAGACTTATCTGTAATTCATCTGGCCTCCAGGATCAATCAAAACATCGACTATTTCTCCCGTCAGTTTAAACTTTATACCGGTGCACGTCCGGTAAACTATATTAATGAAAAACGCATAGAACGTGCGCAACACCTGATGGCCACCAGCCGCATGACTTACTCAGAGATCAGCGTGCAAACCGGATTTGATAATCTGTCCTATTTCTCCAAAACGTTCAAGAAATTCACTGGCATGTCGCCAAGGGAATATAAGAAACAGATCTACACAGTTGGGTTTAACCATATCAATTAA
- a CDS encoding alpha-L-fucosidase, which produces MKRRTLIKGALTGISSLYLSKLYSKGLFLADGMQGIAPGPFQSSWDSLTQYQVPDWFRDAKFGLWAHWSPQCQPERGDWYARGMYQEGSDQYKYHCEKYGHPSKFGFKDVINEWKADKWDPEELVSLYKKAGAKYFVALANHHDNFDLFPSKYQSWNSTRIGPKKDLIGGWAKAAKNNGLPFGVSVHAAHAWSWYETAQRSDKSGPLTGVPYDGKMTAADGAGKWWNGYDPQELYAQNHPLSLDSENNGMIHKQWNWGNGVTPPSKAYCEKFYNRMITLIDKYEPDLMYFDDTALPLWPASDVGLRVAAHLYNSSIKKHGKLRAVINGKILDEQQRKCMVWDIERGQSNQIEPLPWQTDTCIGGWHYDRRLYDNNKYKSAKTVVHTLADVVSKNGNLLLNIPVRGDGSIDDKERAVVEDVAAWMAVNSEAIYGTRPWTTFGEGPAMETAAPLSAQGFNEGKGKPFVADDIRFTTKGKTLYAILLGWPENGKTLVKSLGDKSKVTTVSLLGGPGRLSFEQSASGLSVHLPEQQPCKDAFVLKIEGAIV; this is translated from the coding sequence ATGAAAAGAAGAACACTAATAAAAGGAGCGCTTACCGGCATCTCCTCTCTATACCTCTCTAAGCTTTATAGCAAAGGGCTGTTTTTAGCAGATGGCATGCAGGGCATAGCTCCTGGACCATTTCAATCCAGTTGGGATTCATTGACACAATACCAGGTACCCGATTGGTTTCGCGATGCGAAGTTTGGTCTTTGGGCGCATTGGAGCCCACAATGTCAGCCGGAACGCGGCGATTGGTATGCTCGCGGCATGTACCAGGAGGGCAGCGATCAATATAAATACCATTGCGAAAAATACGGTCACCCTTCAAAGTTTGGATTTAAAGATGTGATCAATGAGTGGAAAGCCGATAAATGGGATCCGGAAGAGCTGGTGTCGCTTTATAAAAAAGCTGGTGCTAAATACTTTGTTGCTTTGGCCAACCATCATGATAATTTTGATCTCTTCCCCAGCAAATACCAAAGTTGGAACTCAACCAGGATCGGTCCGAAGAAAGACCTGATAGGTGGCTGGGCCAAAGCAGCCAAAAATAACGGCCTTCCTTTCGGTGTCAGTGTACATGCGGCTCACGCCTGGAGCTGGTATGAAACTGCCCAGCGTTCGGACAAGAGCGGACCATTGACAGGCGTGCCTTACGATGGTAAGATGACCGCCGCCGACGGCGCCGGCAAGTGGTGGAATGGCTATGATCCGCAGGAACTTTATGCCCAGAACCATCCGTTAAGTCTTGACAGCGAAAATAACGGGATGATCCATAAACAATGGAACTGGGGAAATGGCGTAACGCCGCCTTCTAAAGCCTATTGTGAGAAGTTTTATAACCGGATGATTACGTTAATTGACAAGTATGAGCCTGACCTGATGTATTTTGACGACACGGCTTTACCACTCTGGCCAGCCAGCGATGTCGGGCTTCGCGTTGCAGCGCACCTTTATAATAGCAGCATCAAAAAACACGGGAAACTTCGTGCGGTGATCAACGGAAAAATACTTGATGAGCAGCAACGTAAATGCATGGTTTGGGATATTGAACGTGGTCAAAGCAACCAGATCGAACCATTGCCATGGCAAACCGATACCTGCATTGGCGGCTGGCACTATGACAGAAGATTGTATGATAATAACAAGTATAAATCTGCTAAAACCGTAGTGCATACTCTGGCCGACGTAGTGAGCAAAAACGGTAATCTATTACTCAACATACCGGTAAGGGGCGATGGCAGCATTGATGATAAAGAGCGCGCGGTGGTAGAAGATGTAGCCGCATGGATGGCCGTTAACAGCGAAGCTATTTACGGCACCCGTCCGTGGACAACCTTCGGAGAAGGCCCGGCTATGGAAACGGCTGCACCGCTCAGTGCACAAGGTTTTAATGAAGGAAAGGGTAAGCCGTTTGTTGCGGATGATATACGTTTCACCACTAAAGGCAAGACCCTGTACGCTATTTTACTTGGTTGGCCGGAAAACGGCAAAACATTGGTAAAAAGCCTGGGCGATAAGAGCAAAGTGACCACGGTTAGTCTTTTGGGCGGCCCTGGCCGATTATCATTTGAGCAAAGCGCAAGCGGTTTGAGTGTTCATTTGCCCGAGCAACAACCATGTAAAGACGCATTTGTATTAAAAATAGAGGGAGCCATTGTTTAA
- a CDS encoding L-rhamnose mutarotase yields MKRQCYALDLKDDPELIAEYEHWHKAENGWPGVRKSIIDAGITDMQIFRTGNRLFMIMDTCDDYEAAKKAAMDASNPAVEEWEKLMWKFQQPLPWAGENEKWIPMKKIFQL; encoded by the coding sequence ATGAAAAGACAATGTTACGCTCTTGATTTAAAGGATGATCCCGAATTAATTGCCGAGTATGAGCATTGGCACAAGGCTGAAAACGGATGGCCGGGTGTCCGTAAGAGTATAATCGACGCTGGCATCACTGATATGCAAATTTTTCGTACAGGTAATCGGTTATTTATGATCATGGATACTTGTGACGATTATGAGGCGGCAAAAAAAGCAGCAATGGATGCTAGCAATCCGGCTGTTGAAGAGTGGGAAAAATTGATGTGGAAATTCCAACAGCCATTACCCTGGGCAGGCGAAAACGAAAAGTGGATACCGATGAAAAAGATATTTCAATTATAA
- a CDS encoding AraC family transcriptional regulator has translation MISQFKYLPISDRDKSWGLYVVNAGASQIPPDMQYPPAGHPAKHHFSWERGRILNEYQLIYISQGKGIFESKHVKSVTIEAGTIILLFPSEWHRFKPYPNTGWHEFWVGFDGTIAQDLVSKNFFSIKHPVLNLGFHAELLDLFRAIASTVDLELPGYQQLASGMTFHLLGLVTELLQKQRVKHANISSYQIEKALTLLRKSVDSDISMEVIASEVNLGYSKFRKDFKMHTGMAPHQYLMQLKLDHAKTLLSSTNTAIKEISSKLGFQSEFHFSKLFKNKTGKSPLKYRQSLYMKQL, from the coding sequence ATGATCAGTCAATTCAAGTATTTACCGATAAGTGACCGCGATAAAAGCTGGGGTTTGTATGTGGTAAACGCTGGCGCGAGTCAGATACCACCAGATATGCAATACCCACCCGCCGGGCATCCCGCAAAACACCATTTTAGCTGGGAGAGAGGACGGATATTAAACGAGTATCAGCTGATCTATATCAGTCAGGGTAAAGGGATCTTTGAATCAAAACATGTGAAGTCTGTTACTATTGAAGCTGGTACAATAATCTTATTATTCCCTTCAGAATGGCATCGCTTCAAACCATATCCTAATACCGGATGGCACGAGTTCTGGGTGGGATTTGATGGCACTATCGCTCAAGATCTGGTGTCTAAAAACTTTTTTTCTATAAAGCATCCGGTATTGAACTTAGGGTTTCATGCTGAATTGCTGGATCTGTTTCGGGCTATTGCTTCGACAGTTGATCTGGAATTACCGGGATATCAGCAACTGGCATCTGGCATGACCTTTCATTTGCTTGGTCTGGTAACGGAGTTACTCCAAAAACAGCGCGTCAAACATGCTAATATCTCATCTTATCAGATAGAAAAAGCACTAACCCTCCTTCGAAAAAGTGTCGACAGTGACATATCAATGGAAGTCATAGCGTCCGAAGTAAATCTTGGATATTCCAAGTTTAGAAAAGATTTCAAGATGCATACCGGCATGGCACCGCATCAATATTTGATGCAACTAAAGCTAGACCATGCTAAAACACTCCTATCCTCAACCAACACGGCCATTAAGGAGATTTCTTCCAAACTTGGCTTTCAATCAGAGTTTCATTTTTCAAAGCTATTTAAGAATAAGACAGGCAAATCTCCACTCAAATACCGGCAATCTTTATACATGAAACAGCTCTAA
- a CDS encoding arabinose isomerase yields MSNTSSSGALYSLEKAISSNDLNIGLFGIGLDTYWPQFPGLKQRLEGYLKIVEEKLSAIHPHVLNVGLVDSADKAFDAGRQFKKNDVDLIFLYVTTYALSSTVLPVVQKANVPVIVLNLSPEAAIDYDSFNAMTDRARMTGEWLAYCSACPVPEIANVFKRTGVRFHQITGMLHDDPDCWQEISDWMDAAKVASVMRNNRLGCMGHYYSGMLDIYTDLTLQYAHFGGHIELLEVEELATFCKEVDAAAIDERLQLFDEIFDIQQDCTAEELRKAARTSVALDKLVAKYKLGSMAYYYKGTGNQDNEDAIASIILGNSYLTAKGIPVAGEYEIKNVQAMKILDSFGVGGSFTEYYAMDFKDDVVLMGHDGPGHIAIAEGKTKVRPLGVYHGKVGKGVSVEMSVKNGPVTLLSVVEDAGRLMLLVAEGESVPGPILQIGNTNSRYKFPIGARRFVNDWNSHVPAHHCAIGVGHISSKIEKLGHLLQMPVVKVC; encoded by the coding sequence ATGTCTAATACTTCTTCTTCGGGCGCACTTTATTCTTTAGAAAAAGCTATTTCCAGTAACGACTTAAACATTGGGCTTTTTGGCATAGGCCTTGATACCTACTGGCCACAATTTCCCGGTTTGAAACAACGCCTGGAGGGATATTTGAAAATTGTGGAAGAAAAGCTTTCCGCCATACACCCTCATGTCCTGAATGTGGGTTTAGTTGATTCTGCGGACAAAGCATTTGATGCCGGCCGCCAGTTTAAAAAGAATGATGTCGACCTGATCTTCCTGTACGTTACAACGTATGCGCTGTCGTCTACAGTCCTTCCCGTTGTTCAAAAGGCTAACGTGCCGGTAATTGTGCTCAATTTAAGTCCAGAGGCGGCTATTGATTACGATTCATTTAATGCCATGACCGATCGTGCCAGGATGACGGGGGAGTGGCTTGCCTACTGCTCTGCATGCCCTGTGCCAGAGATAGCAAATGTATTTAAGCGAACAGGCGTCAGGTTCCACCAGATCACCGGAATGCTCCATGATGACCCCGATTGCTGGCAGGAGATTTCTGATTGGATGGATGCCGCAAAAGTAGCATCTGTAATGCGCAATAACAGGTTGGGATGTATGGGGCATTACTACAGCGGCATGCTTGATATCTATACCGATCTCACGCTTCAGTACGCCCATTTTGGCGGCCACATAGAGTTATTGGAGGTTGAAGAACTGGCAACCTTTTGCAAGGAAGTAGATGCAGCCGCTATAGACGAGCGTCTGCAATTATTTGACGAGATCTTTGATATTCAGCAGGACTGCACAGCCGAAGAATTGAGAAAGGCTGCCCGCACTTCTGTTGCATTAGACAAGCTTGTAGCTAAATACAAGCTGGGTTCTATGGCCTATTATTATAAAGGAACGGGCAATCAGGATAATGAAGATGCCATAGCCTCAATTATACTCGGCAATTCTTACCTCACCGCTAAAGGCATACCTGTTGCCGGCGAATATGAGATCAAGAATGTTCAGGCGATGAAGATTTTAGACAGTTTCGGAGTGGGTGGCTCTTTCACAGAATACTATGCAATGGATTTTAAAGACGATGTGGTACTGATGGGACATGATGGCCCCGGCCACATTGCCATTGCAGAAGGTAAAACAAAAGTCCGTCCGCTTGGCGTATATCATGGCAAAGTTGGCAAAGGGGTATCCGTTGAGATGTCTGTTAAAAATGGACCAGTGACGTTACTCTCTGTTGTAGAAGATGCGGGCCGACTGATGTTACTGGTAGCCGAAGGCGAATCTGTCCCCGGACCTATTCTTCAAATAGGTAATACCAACAGCAGGTACAAGTTCCCTATTGGCGCCCGAAGGTTTGTTAACGACTGGAATAGCCACGTGCCTGCGCATCATTGCGCTATAGGCGTTGGCCATATCAGTTCCAAAATAGAAAAACTGGGGCATTTGCTTCAAATGCCTGTCGTAAAAGTTTGCTAA